CGTACCGGCCGCACAGGAACACGAGGTGCGCCTTCCCGGCCAGTTCCTCCGCGACCGCCTGCGTGAACGGCTGCCCGGCCGGACTGAACAGGATCACCTCGTCGGCGGGCGGCAGGCTCGCCAGCGCCCGCTCGGCGACGTCCACGCGGATCACCATGCCCGCCCCACCCCCGTACGGCGTGTCGTCCACCTTCAGGTGCTTGTTCTGCGAGTAGTCCCGCATGTTCACGAGGTTCACGTCCACCAGCCCCCGCTCGCGCGCCTTCCCGAGGATCGCCTCGGACGCGAAGGGCGCCAGCAGCTCGGGGAACAGCGTCAGGAACGAGAACGTCAGCGGGCCGTCCGGGGTGGGCTCAGGCGTCATCGCCGCCCGCCTCTGGCCCCTCCGGCTCGGCGGACTCCAGCAGACCCGCCGGGGCATCCGCCGACAGCGCCAGCGACGCGGGACGCTTCCGGTCGTTCAGGTTGACCAGCACGTACGGCGCCTGCAGCGGCACGAACGACTCGCCGCCCTCGTGCCGCACGACCAGCAGATCCTGATGCCCGCCGTCCTCCACGTCCACGACCTCGCCCAGCACCTCGCCGCCCGCGCCGTGCAGGGTCAGGCCGCGCAGCTCGTGGTAGTAGTACACGCCCTCCTCGGGCTCGGGCAGCTCGTCGTCCGCCGCGAACACGTTCAGGCCGCGCAGTTCCTCGGCCGCCTCGCGCGACGTCACGCCCGCCAGGTGCAGCGCCACGCCCGGCGCGAGCATCTCCAGCCGCGCCACGCGCAGCCAGCCGCGCCCCTCCACGAACACGCGTTTCAGCGCGCGGAACTGCTCCTGGTCGCCCAGCACGTACACCTTCACGCCGCCCTTCACGCCATGCGGCCCGAGGAAATACCCGAGCCGCGTCCGGTCCTGCCCGCCCGTCACGCTTTTCTGGGCGCGTCCAGGTCGACGTTCAGCCGTTCACGCGGGTCCGACGCGGCGCGCACCAGCGTGCGGATCGCCTGGATCACGCGCCCCTGACGGCCGATCAGGCGGCCCTCCTCGCCGGGGCCGACGCGCACCATGACGGTCGGGCCGCGTTTCGAGACGCGCACCAGCGACGGCTGGTCCACCACGCTCTGCGCCAGGAACAGGGTCAGATCCACGGGATCACTCTTCATGCGCGGTATTCTACGGTATGACCGCCCGACTCCCGCCGCGCTGCAGCGGGCGCGCGTGACCCGCCCCGCCCAGCGCCGCCTGCTGCTGATGGCGGACTATGGGTGCTGGCCCCTCTGGGAACCCGGCGCCGACCCCTACCAGCTCACGCCGCACGACCTGCCCCTGTCGGGCGCGCTGCGCAGGCGGCTGACCGCCTGGGCCGAGGCGTTCGACGCCACCCTGAACTGGGAGGACCCGGCCCGCTCGGACTTCCCGGACGAGACCGCCCGGCAGGCCTTTCACGCCGAGGGGCTGCGCTCGCCGAACTGCTCCGCGCGGAACTCGGTGCGGCCCTTGACGTGGATTACCGAGAATCCTGACCCGTCACATCGGCTGGAGTGAGGGGCGCGCCCTGCTCCTCGTGACGCGCCCCTCACTTCCCACTGCCCGAGTCCGCTAGAATCGCCGATTGTGACGCGCGCCGCCCCAGGGCGGACCCGGTGAGGAGCACGGGGGAGGCACCCCCAGCCGCGCGCCCCCTCCGGAGGACCCTTGAGTTACTGGCGCACGACCATCAAACCCCTGCTGGACGACGAGACCGGCACCATCCACAAACAGGCCCCCATCCGCGTGACCCTCGCCTTCCCGAACCGTTACTCGGTGGGCATGGCCTCGCTGGGCTACCAGGTCATCTACCGCATGTTCAACCAGGAGGAAGGCGTCGCCTGCGAACGCGCCTTCCTGCCGGACGACGTGGACGCCTTCGAACGCACCGGGCAGGCCCTGCCCACCGTGGAGACCGGCCGGGATGCCGGGGACTGCGAACTGTTCGCCCTGAGCGTGTCGTTCGAGCTGGACCTGACGAACATCATCCGCACGCTGGACGTGGCGGGCCTGCGCCCCCTACGGGAGGAACGCGACGACAGCGACGCCATCGTGATGATCGGCGGGCCTTTCACGAGCAGCAACCCCTACCCCCTGACGCCCTTCGCGGACATCATCGTGATCGGCGACGGCGAGCAGATCGTGCCCGTCATCAGCGAGGCCCTGCGCGAAGCCGAGAGCCGCGAGGACTTCTACGACCTGATCGACGGCATGCCCGGCATCTTCCTCCCCGCGCGGCACGTCCACGAACCCAAGTGGGCCACCGCGCCCAAGGAACTGCTGCCCGCGTACAGTCAGATCGTCACGCCGCACAGCGAACTGAGCAACATGTTCCTCGTGGAAGCCCAGCGCGGCTGCCCGCGCCCCTGCACGTTCTGCCTCGCGCGGACCATGTACGGCCCGAACCGCAACAACCAGGCGCAGGAACTGCTGGACACCATCCCCGACTGGGTGGAGAAGGTCGGCCTGGTCGGCGCGGCCCTCAGCGACTTCCCGCACACCAAGTTCGTGGGCCGCACCCTGACCGACCGCGGCATCAAGCTGGGCGTCAGCTCCATCCGCGCCGACACCGTGGACGCCGAACTGGCCGAGATCCTCAAGGCGGGCGGCCTGCGCACCTTCACCGTCGCGAGTGACGCGCCCAGCGAACGCCTGCGCCGCTGGCTGAAGAAGGGCATCACCACCGAGGACCTCACCAAGACCGCGCACATCAGCCGCGACCTGGGTTTCAAGGGCGTCAAGGTGTACATGATGATCGGCCTCGGCCCCGAGAACGACGATGACATCACCGAACTGATCGAGTTCACGAAGGACCTCGCGAAGATCAACCGCATCGCGCTGGGCATCAGCCCCTTCGTGCCCAAACGCCACACGCCGCACTTCGCGGACCCCTTCGCCGGCGTACAGACCATCGAGAAGCGCATGAAACGCATCCAGAAGGAACTGCGCACCACCGCCGAACTCCGCAACGTGTCCGCCAAGTGGGCCTGGGTGGAATCCGTCATCGCGCGCGGCGGCCCCGAGGTCGGCATGGCCGCCTACCAGATCTACCGCAACGAGAGCATCGGCGCGTGGAAGAAAGCCCTGGAGGAAGTCGGCTGGAGCGACGAATTCGAGGCCAACACCCCCGCCATCGACCTGCCGCCCGGCCAGTACGAGAGCAAGGACGTCAGCGCCCACGCCCAGGGCCTCGCCATCTGATACGGACTCCGGTTGAAAGGTTTGCAAAATTTTTCAACCCGAGCGGGGCGAGCAGGAGAGAAACGGGTTCCGGGCGTGGAGTTGACGGATCGGTGATCTTCCGATCTGTCAACGAAACAAACGGAATCCGTATGAGTTAATCCGGGCCGAATGGACTGTGACGAGTGGTCCGTGTGGAACTGGAACCTCATGCAGGGGCAGGCAGGCAACGGTGAGACGTTCGAGGTGCACCCGTTGACCCCCTGCCCTGTGCCCCACGTCCTCCAGTGGATGCAACTTCACGTCGCCACCGCTGGTGCTGACGGGTTCTCGTTCTGCGTAGCAGCTCTGCGAGTCCACTCGTGTCGTCTGGTTCGAGGATCGCCCTCGGTGCACCTGCACACCGCTGGATGCAGACATGCGGTGAGAGTGTTGGATGTGCCGACTCTTCCCCGTAGACCCTGGAGTTCGTTGTGAAGTCGCTGAAAGTACAGGCGAACTTCGCCTTCGCCATTGCCTTTCGCTGATTCGACCCGGAGGACGGAATCCGGATCAGTCATGAGGCGCACTGCCGTTGAAGCTCCCCTGTCGGGGGGAGCAGGGCTGCGCCACCATCTGTGACACTCATGAATGCCGCCGCGACGTAAGCTGTGGGTACGATGATCACAACGTTGCGTCCGGGCCACAGCGGCTTGAGTCGGTTCTGTTCGGCGGTCCTGGCGCTGATCCTCGTCCTTGCAGGGTCTGCCGGGGCGCAGACCACCTTCAGTTCCCGGTACACGAATACCGCGACGAACGGCGATATCGTCCTGATCGGGAACGTGAACTATCACTGCACGACGGTCAGTCCGGCGTCCGCCGCGCAGATCACAGCGTGCAACACGGCCCGCAGTGGCGGGACCACCACGAACAACAGCGTGTACATGGTCCCCATCGACCTGGACGGCGACGCTGCCACCACGAACTCCAGTTCTGCCAGCCTGAACCTCGGGGCGGGCAGCAGCGTCCTGTTCGCCGGGCTGTACTGGAGCGGGATCAGCAGCAGCGCGACGAATCGCGCCGGTGTGCGCCTCGCCACGCCGGCCACCGGGACGAGTGTCGCCCTGACCGCCTCGCGGACCTCCGTGATCGGGTCGAACTACCAGTCGTTCGTGGACGTCACGACCCTCGTGCAGGCAGGCGGGAGCGGGACGTACACCGTCGGCAATATCGCCAGCAACGCTGGGGCGAGCAGCTGGGCCGGGTGGTCGCTGGTCGTCGCGTACCGGAACTCCAGCCTGCCCACCCGGAATCTCGCCGTGTTCGACGGCTTCCTGCAGGCCAGCGATCCGGCGGCGCCACTGGACATCGGCGTGAGTGGCTTCGTCACGCCCAGTGTCGGGACGGTCCGGAGCACCATCGGCGTGGTCGCCTGGGACGGTGACCGGGGGCAGCAGGAGGGTGCGTCCGCCACGCCCCAGGGGAGCCTGCGCTTCGGGCCGAACACCGCCTCGCTCAGCACCGTGTCCAATACGGTGAACACGGTCAACGACGTTTTCAACTCGACCATCTCGGTCACGAGCGGCGCAGCCGGGGGCGGATCGAACGTCGTGACCGGACAGGTGCCGAACTTCACGAATACGCTGGGCGTGGACATCGACACGTTCACGCCGAACACGGCCCTCCCAAACGGCAGCACGTCTGCCGTGGTGCGGGTCGTCGGCACGAGCAGTGACGTCATCTTCCCCGGGGTGGTCACGCTGGCGACCGAGATCTTCGTGCCGAACATCAAGGACGCCCTGACGAAGACCGTCACGGACCTCAACGGCGGCCAGTTGATCCCCGGCGACACCCTGGAATACGAACTGGTCGTCAGGAACCAGGGCAACGACGGCGCGCTGAACGTGATCCTCACCGATCCTCTGCCCGCTGGAACGACCTTCGTGCCGGGGTCGCTGGTCATCACCGGGGCGAACGCCGGGTCCAAGACCGACGTGTCCGGCGACGATCAGGCCGAGTACGACCCGGCGGGGCGGACCGTGACCTTCCGCCTGGGCACCGGCGCCACGGCAACGGCAGGCGGCGCGGTCCTGCCCGGCGAGGAGTCGCGCGTGCGCTTCCGCGTGACCGTGAACGCCGGAACGGCGGGCGGCACCGTGATCAGCAACACCGGGACCGTCACGTACCGCCAGCAGACCCTCGGGACTGTCGTGAGTGACACGAGCGACAGTGACCCCGTGACCGCCGGGGATCAACCCGCCGTGATCACCGTGGCCGGACCTGACCTTACGGTGGACAAGTTCCACAGTGGCTCATTCCAGGCCGGAGCGAACGGCACCTTCACGCTGAGGGTCACGAACGCCGGACCGGCTCCCACCACCGGGCAGACCGTCACCGTGACCGACACCCTCCCGGCCGGAATGACCGCCGTGGCTCTCGCCGGATCCGGATGGACGTGCACCCTCAGTCCCCTGAGATGCACGCGGAGCGACGCTCTCGCCGCGGGCAGTTCGTATCCCGATCTGCTGCTGACCGTCACGAGCGCCGCCGGTTCCTTCACGAACACCGCGGCCGTCACCGGAGGTGGGGAGGCCACCGCCCAGACCGGGAACAACGGGGACAGCGACTCCGTGACCGTCCAGCCCAGCCTGCCCCCTAGCGTGGCTCTCACGAAGTCGGTTCGGAACGTGACGAGGGGCGGCGGCGCCGGGACGTCCAGCGTCGCCCAGCCGGGCGAGGTCCTGGAATACTGCATCGCGTACGTCAATTCGGGAGGCGCCGCGCTGAATTTCGTCCTCAGCGATACCGCGCCCGCCTCGACGCTCACCCGCACGAGCGCCTACGGAGTGGGCCTGGGAATTCAGGTCACCCAGAGCGGCGTCACGCTGCTGACCAGCGCTTCAGATGCGGACGCGGGCAGTCTGGTGGGTCAACTGCTCACGTTCCGGGTCGGCTCCATGCCCGCCGGGGACAGTGGAACCGTCTGCTTCCAGGTGCAGGTGCGCTGAACGGCCGCAGATTCCACTGCTGGCGCGGCACTCACGCTTCCCGGTTCAGGATGTGCCGCACCTCGCCCGGCGGGACGCGCAGCAGGTCCCGGATGACCAGCGGGTAGACCGGGGTCGCCTCGATCCGGTCGAAGGGCACCCACTGGCACTGCACGTCCGGGTTGTCCTGCACGGTGAAGGTCCCGTCAGGCAGGTCGGGTGGGGCGGGCAGGTGGTAGTAGAAGCCGATCTCGTGCTCGCGCCGTCCCGCCGGGCCGAAGAAGCTCTCGATGATTCCGACCAGCCGCAGCGCGTCTGCGGTGAGGCCGGTCTCCTCGTGCCATTCGCGCGCGGCGGCCTGCGCGGAGTCCTCATCGGCCCTGACCGCGCCGCCCGGCAGGAAGTGAAAGCCGCTCCCGTGCTCGCCGTGACCGCAGTTCGTCAGGAGCGTGTCCCCGCGCGTGCAGAGGATCACGGCCCGCACGCTGAACTTCACGTGCCCCACCGGCAGTCGGATGTCGGTCACGCGCCGACCCGCGCGGCTTCCTCTCGCACGCTCGCCTCCGGATCGGCCCGCAGCGCGTCCTGCACGGTGGGGGAGAGGTCGGCGCGTCCGGCGACGGCCAGTCGCACGCCTTCATCCGGGTCCCCGGCCAGCACGGCCATTTCCTCTGGCGCGAGGTGTGGGTGCAGGGCCGCCGCGCGGCGCACCCCGGCATTCGGGTCACGCGCCAGTCCCGCCAGCGTCCCGCCCGACGTCGCGGACGCGTACGCCACGGCGCGGCGCACCTCCGGGTTCGGGTCGCCCGCCAGGACCTCCAATCGCGTCTCGCCCAGGTCCGGGCGGACCGCCAGCACCGTCCGCACACTCGCGTCCGGGTCGCTCAGCAGGGCGTCCAGCACCGACGCGGGAATACCCTCCGCGCTCGCCACGTGCAGGCGGATGTCCGCTTCCGGCGCGCGGGCCAGCGCCAGCACCGCGTCCTCGGGCAGGTCGCTGCGGTCCAGCACGGCGCGGCGGACCGTCTCGGACTCGTCCGCCGCCAGTCGCGTCAGCAGTTCCGCCGGAACGTCCGGGCGGCGGGCCAGCGCGGCGCGCACGTCGGGGTCGGCGTCCACCTCCGCCCGCGCCAGCCACTCCGCCGGGACCGTCCACGCCTGCAGGGCCGCGGCGCGCACCAGCGGCTGGTCGTTCGTCGCCAGCCACTCCCGCACCGACCGGGGCAGATCCACCCGCCGCGCCAGGGTCGCCAGCACGTCCGGGTCGCCGTCCGCCGCGAGGTGGATCATGCAGTCCAGCGGCAGGTCCAGCCGCCGCGCCACCCCGGCCCGCACCATGCCGTG
This region of Deinococcus sp. JMULE3 genomic DNA includes:
- the rimM gene encoding ribosome maturation factor RimM (Essential for efficient processing of 16S rRNA): MTGGQDRTRLGYFLGPHGVKGGVKVYVLGDQEQFRALKRVFVEGRGWLRVARLEMLAPGVALHLAGVTSREAAEELRGLNVFAADDELPEPEEGVYYYHELRGLTLHGAGGEVLGEVVDVEDGGHQDLLVVRHEGGESFVPLQAPYVLVNLNDRKRPASLALSADAPAGLLESAEPEGPEAGGDDA
- a CDS encoding KH domain-containing protein, with protein sequence MKSDPVDLTLFLAQSVVDQPSLVRVSKRGPTVMVRVGPGEEGRLIGRQGRVIQAIRTLVRAASDPRERLNVDLDAPRKA
- a CDS encoding radical SAM protein — translated: MSYWRTTIKPLLDDETGTIHKQAPIRVTLAFPNRYSVGMASLGYQVIYRMFNQEEGVACERAFLPDDVDAFERTGQALPTVETGRDAGDCELFALSVSFELDLTNIIRTLDVAGLRPLREERDDSDAIVMIGGPFTSSNPYPLTPFADIIVIGDGEQIVPVISEALREAESREDFYDLIDGMPGIFLPARHVHEPKWATAPKELLPAYSQIVTPHSELSNMFLVEAQRGCPRPCTFCLARTMYGPNRNNQAQELLDTIPDWVEKVGLVGAALSDFPHTKFVGRTLTDRGIKLGVSSIRADTVDAELAEILKAGGLRTFTVASDAPSERLRRWLKKGITTEDLTKTAHISRDLGFKGVKVYMMIGLGPENDDDITELIEFTKDLAKINRIALGISPFVPKRHTPHFADPFAGVQTIEKRMKRIQKELRTTAELRNVSAKWAWVESVIARGGPEVGMAAYQIYRNESIGAWKKALEEVGWSDEFEANTPAIDLPPGQYESKDVSAHAQGLAI
- a CDS encoding S-layer family protein; its protein translation is MITTLRPGHSGLSRFCSAVLALILVLAGSAGAQTTFSSRYTNTATNGDIVLIGNVNYHCTTVSPASAAQITACNTARSGGTTTNNSVYMVPIDLDGDAATTNSSSASLNLGAGSSVLFAGLYWSGISSSATNRAGVRLATPATGTSVALTASRTSVIGSNYQSFVDVTTLVQAGGSGTYTVGNIASNAGASSWAGWSLVVAYRNSSLPTRNLAVFDGFLQASDPAAPLDIGVSGFVTPSVGTVRSTIGVVAWDGDRGQQEGASATPQGSLRFGPNTASLSTVSNTVNTVNDVFNSTISVTSGAAGGGSNVVTGQVPNFTNTLGVDIDTFTPNTALPNGSTSAVVRVVGTSSDVIFPGVVTLATEIFVPNIKDALTKTVTDLNGGQLIPGDTLEYELVVRNQGNDGALNVILTDPLPAGTTFVPGSLVITGANAGSKTDVSGDDQAEYDPAGRTVTFRLGTGATATAGGAVLPGEESRVRFRVTVNAGTAGGTVISNTGTVTYRQQTLGTVVSDTSDSDPVTAGDQPAVITVAGPDLTVDKFHSGSFQAGANGTFTLRVTNAGPAPTTGQTVTVTDTLPAGMTAVALAGSGWTCTLSPLRCTRSDALAAGSSYPDLLLTVTSAAGSFTNTAAVTGGGEATAQTGNNGDSDSVTVQPSLPPSVALTKSVRNVTRGGGAGTSSVAQPGEVLEYCIAYVNSGGAALNFVLSDTAPASTLTRTSAYGVGLGIQVTQSGVTLLTSASDADAGSLVGQLLTFRVGSMPAGDSGTVCFQVQVR
- a CDS encoding NUDIX domain-containing protein → MTDIRLPVGHVKFSVRAVILCTRGDTLLTNCGHGEHGSGFHFLPGGAVRADEDSAQAAAREWHEETGLTADALRLVGIIESFFGPAGRREHEIGFYYHLPAPPDLPDGTFTVQDNPDVQCQWVPFDRIEATPVYPLVIRDLLRVPPGEVRHILNREA